A DNA window from Parabacteroides johnsonii DSM 18315 contains the following coding sequences:
- a CDS encoding FAD-dependent oxidoreductase: MKKYDAIIIGFGKGGKTLAADLGSRGWTVAVVERSKEMYGGTCINIGCIPTKTLVHLSKVAQYSHFTTFEQYADAFHKAIEEKRKITAALRQKNFENLDSKETVTVYTGVASFLSPTEVEVKTDRETIVLQAGKIFINTGASTIVPNIKGIEGNPFVYTSTSIMELDRLPRRLAIVGGGYIGLEFASIFANFGSDVTVLEGGDKFIPREDRDIADAVKTVLEKKGISIRLNAVVQEIGHDAGKATVVYRDALTGDTEQIDADAILLATGRRPNTEGLNLQAAGVKLTERGAIEVDDRLHTSADNIWAIGDVRGGLQFTYLSLDDYRIIRDELFGDGKRNTGDREAVAYSVFIDPPLSHVGLNEEQALRTGRNIKVSKVMAASMPRTRTIGQPEGLLKTVVDADTNQILGATLFCAESSEIINLVSLAMRTDNDYVLLRDNIFTHPSMSESLNDLFNIK; encoded by the coding sequence ATGAAAAAGTATGATGCAATCATCATTGGTTTTGGTAAAGGCGGAAAGACGCTGGCTGCTGATTTAGGCAGCCGCGGATGGACTGTCGCCGTAGTGGAACGTTCGAAAGAAATGTACGGCGGGACATGTATTAATATCGGATGCATTCCGACTAAGACATTGGTGCACCTTTCCAAAGTGGCGCAGTATTCCCACTTCACGACATTCGAGCAATATGCCGATGCGTTCCACAAGGCAATCGAGGAAAAAAGGAAGATCACGGCTGCTTTGCGTCAGAAGAATTTTGAGAATCTCGACAGCAAAGAGACGGTAACTGTTTATACCGGTGTTGCCTCGTTTCTTTCCCCAACGGAAGTGGAAGTGAAAACCGATCGTGAGACGATCGTACTGCAAGCTGGTAAAATATTCATCAATACCGGTGCCTCCACCATCGTTCCCAACATAAAAGGGATCGAAGGCAACCCTTTCGTCTACACCAGCACTTCGATCATGGAACTGGACCGGCTGCCCCGTCGTCTGGCGATCGTGGGAGGTGGTTATATCGGACTTGAGTTTGCATCTATTTTTGCCAATTTCGGATCGGATGTGACGGTTTTAGAGGGAGGCGACAAGTTTATTCCTCGTGAAGACCGTGATATCGCCGATGCCGTCAAGACTGTTTTGGAAAAGAAGGGCATTTCGATCCGCCTGAATGCCGTTGTGCAGGAGATCGGGCACGATGCCGGCAAAGCTACCGTCGTCTACCGGGATGCTCTGACAGGCGATACGGAACAGATCGATGCCGATGCGATCCTGCTGGCTACCGGACGCCGCCCGAACACCGAAGGGCTGAACTTGCAAGCTGCCGGCGTGAAATTAACGGAGCGTGGGGCAATCGAGGTGGACGACCGCTTGCATACGAGTGCGGATAACATATGGGCGATCGGGGATGTGCGTGGCGGTTTGCAGTTCACATATCTTTCGTTGGATGACTACCGTATCATACGTGATGAGCTTTTTGGAGACGGCAAACGCAACACCGGTGACCGGGAGGCGGTTGCCTATTCGGTGTTCATCGATCCGCCCCTGTCACATGTCGGTCTGAATGAAGAGCAGGCACTCCGGACAGGACGTAACATAAAAGTTTCCAAAGTCATGGCAGCCTCGATGCCGAGAACCCGTACGATCGGACAGCCGGAAGGATTATTGAAGACGGTCGTGGATGCCGACACGAACCAGATATTGGGAGCTACGCTGTTCTGTGCCGAGTCGAGTGAAATCATCAACCTCGTGTCGTTGGCGATGCGTACGGATAATGATTATGTCCTCCTTCGTGACAATATTTTCACTCACCCTTCTATGAGTGAGTCTCTGAATGATTTATTCAACATAAAATAA
- the gnd gene encoding decarboxylating NADP(+)-dependent phosphogluconate dehydrogenase yields MKADIGLIGLAVMGENLALNMESKGFTVAVYNRSVPGEEGVVDRFVNGRGKGKHFIGTHSIEQLVDSVKSPHIIMMMVKAGHPVDELISQLLPFLSPGDVIIDGGNSDFHDTERRVKELEEKGIYFVGTGISGGEEGALHGPSVMPGGSVEAWPLVKDILQGISAKLDDGSPCCEWIGAGGAGHFVKMVHNGIEYGDMQLISEAYSLLKNRKGLDNDAMAVVFDEWNGGELDSFLIEITANILRFRDEDGKPLLDKILDVAGQKGTGKWSAIAAMDENDPLTLITEAVYARLLSALYSERVKAARLYSGKLKVESGKLSDDAQLSTFNFQLSIEDVRQALYAAKLVSYAQGFSLLRRASEHYGWDLDYGTIARIWRKGCIIRSVFLQKITDAYRKDPDLENLLFDDFFRSKIQDALPAWRRIVAEGALSGVALPAMSSALSYFDGLRTLHSAANMIQAQRDYFGAHTYERTDRERGHFFHTNWTGEGGNTISGTYSV; encoded by the coding sequence ATGAAAGCAGATATAGGATTGATCGGGCTTGCCGTGATGGGCGAGAACCTGGCACTCAATATGGAAAGTAAGGGTTTCACAGTTGCCGTATATAACCGGAGTGTACCCGGCGAAGAGGGAGTTGTCGACCGTTTTGTCAATGGCCGGGGCAAAGGCAAACATTTTATCGGAACGCATTCGATCGAACAATTGGTCGATTCAGTAAAAAGTCCTCATATCATCATGATGATGGTCAAGGCAGGGCATCCTGTAGACGAGCTAATCTCGCAACTACTCCCTTTCCTTTCGCCGGGCGATGTGATTATCGACGGAGGCAATTCTGACTTCCACGACACGGAACGTCGTGTGAAGGAATTGGAGGAAAAAGGGATCTATTTCGTTGGAACCGGAATTTCGGGAGGAGAGGAGGGAGCCTTGCATGGCCCGTCCGTGATGCCCGGAGGTTCGGTGGAAGCTTGGCCGCTGGTGAAAGACATCTTGCAGGGGATTTCCGCCAAGCTGGACGACGGTTCGCCTTGTTGCGAATGGATCGGAGCGGGGGGAGCAGGCCATTTTGTGAAGATGGTGCACAACGGCATAGAATATGGCGATATGCAGCTTATTTCCGAAGCCTATTCGCTGTTGAAAAACCGGAAAGGGTTGGACAACGATGCGATGGCCGTCGTCTTTGATGAGTGGAACGGAGGGGAATTGGATAGTTTCCTGATCGAGATAACCGCCAATATCCTGCGTTTCCGTGACGAAGACGGAAAACCGTTGCTTGACAAAATATTGGATGTCGCCGGACAAAAGGGAACCGGCAAATGGAGTGCGATTGCAGCTATGGACGAGAATGATCCGCTGACGTTGATTACGGAAGCGGTTTACGCCCGCTTGCTTTCGGCCTTGTATTCCGAACGGGTGAAGGCGGCAAGACTTTATAGTGGAAAGTTGAAAGTGGAAAGTGGAAAGTTATCAGACGATGCTCAACTTTCAACTTTCAACTTTCAACTTTCAATTGAAGACGTTCGTCAGGCACTATACGCAGCTAAGCTGGTTTCTTATGCACAGGGATTCTCCTTGCTTCGTCGTGCTTCCGAGCATTATGGCTGGGATTTGGATTATGGGACGATTGCCCGTATCTGGCGTAAGGGATGTATCATCCGTTCCGTCTTCCTGCAAAAGATCACAGATGCGTACCGGAAGGACCCGGACTTGGAAAACCTGCTCTTCGATGACTTTTTCCGCAGTAAGATACAGGATGCTCTTCCCGCCTGGCGCCGAATTGTCGCCGAAGGGGCGCTGAGCGGTGTTGCCTTGCCTGCCATGAGTTCGGCCCTAAGCTATTTCGACGGGTTGCGTACGCTGCATTCGGCTGCGAATATGATTCAGGCACAACGAGACTATTTCGGGGCCCATACTTACGAACGTACCGATCGCGAACGTGGTCATTTCTTTCACACCAATTGGACCGGAGAGGGAGGTAATACAATTTCGGGCACGTATAGCGTCTGA
- the zwf gene encoding glucose-6-phosphate dehydrogenase yields the protein MKTASNQLLVIFGASGDLTGRKLLPSLYELHVRRLLPERFCILGAARTEYSDDEYRAFEKVHIRESLKKKEVDEAELDSFLRRVFYLAFDSTNSAEYHKLKDRIHQLQQEQQLPDKIIYYLATPPVMYELIPTCLKENGMNVAGSEDGWRRVIVEKPFGTSLESAERLNKHLIHIFDEKEIYRIDHYLGKETVQNILVLRFSNGIFEPLWNRNYIDSIEISASETLGVENRGKYYDGAGALRDMIQNHLMQLMAFTAMESPSVFDPEPIRDEIVKVFRALRPYKTHDMDNLIVRGQYDGYREEKNVAPDSTTETYVAMKMFIDNWRWSDVPFYIFTGKKLPEKSSEIVVNFKSTPHQLFAGQCSGGSCNKLIIRIQPDESITLKFGLKMPGAGFTVKQVGMDFRYDSLSKNYLPDAYERLLLDAMLGDSTLYARSDALEASWRLIDPILHHWKEEGAKDLFFYAPGEDGPLEKAKLGMIPKECPCQSCQ from the coding sequence ATGAAAACAGCAAGCAATCAATTATTAGTTATATTCGGAGCTTCCGGTGACTTGACAGGGCGGAAGCTCTTGCCCTCGCTCTATGAACTGCATGTTCGGAGATTATTGCCGGAGCGCTTCTGCATTTTGGGAGCAGCCCGTACGGAATATTCCGATGATGAATACCGTGCTTTCGAAAAGGTGCATATCCGGGAATCCCTAAAAAAGAAAGAGGTGGACGAAGCCGAACTGGACAGTTTCCTCCGCCGTGTCTTTTACCTTGCGTTCGATTCGACCAATTCCGCCGAATACCATAAACTGAAAGATCGTATCCATCAGTTACAGCAAGAGCAGCAGTTGCCGGACAAGATCATTTATTATCTTGCTACCCCGCCGGTGATGTATGAACTGATTCCGACCTGCCTGAAAGAAAACGGGATGAATGTTGCCGGAAGCGAGGATGGCTGGCGTCGTGTGATCGTGGAGAAGCCTTTCGGAACGAGCCTCGAATCGGCCGAACGGCTGAACAAGCATCTCATTCATATCTTCGATGAAAAGGAAATTTACCGTATCGACCATTATTTAGGAAAAGAGACGGTACAGAACATCTTGGTGCTCCGTTTCTCCAACGGCATATTCGAACCGTTGTGGAACCGTAATTATATCGATTCGATTGAAATCAGTGCTTCGGAAACACTTGGCGTGGAGAATCGCGGAAAATATTATGACGGAGCGGGAGCCTTGCGCGACATGATTCAGAACCATTTGATGCAACTGATGGCATTTACGGCGATGGAGTCGCCTTCGGTGTTCGATCCGGAGCCGATCCGTGACGAGATTGTGAAGGTGTTCCGCGCTTTGCGCCCGTATAAGACGCATGATATGGACAACCTGATTGTGCGTGGCCAGTACGACGGCTATCGGGAGGAGAAGAATGTGGCGCCTGACTCCACTACGGAGACGTATGTCGCTATGAAAATGTTTATCGATAACTGGCGTTGGAGCGATGTCCCGTTCTATATCTTTACAGGAAAGAAATTACCGGAAAAGAGTTCGGAGATTGTGGTGAACTTCAAATCCACTCCTCACCAGCTTTTTGCCGGACAATGTTCGGGCGGTTCCTGTAACAAACTGATTATCCGTATCCAGCCGGACGAGAGCATCACGCTGAAGTTCGGTCTGAAGATGCCGGGAGCCGGTTTCACGGTGAAGCAGGTGGGGATGGATTTCCGCTATGATTCGCTTTCGAAGAACTATCTGCCTGATGCTTATGAGCGCCTGTTGCTCGATGCTATGTTAGGTGATTCGACTTTGTATGCTCGTAGCGACGCTTTGGAGGCAAGCTGGCGACTGATCGATCCGATCCTCCATCACTGGAAAGAAGAGGGGGCGAAGGACCTGTTTTTCTATGCCCCCGGTGAGGACGGTCCGCTCGAAAAGGCCAAGTTGGGGATGATACCGAAGGAGTGCCCTTGCCAAAGTTGTCAATGA
- the pgl gene encoding 6-phosphogluconolactonase encodes MMIENFKDDKEALRAMTGELVRYMDRKDDGLPFNLALSGGGTAQKMFTLWVDEYKDKIDWDAIRFFWVDERCVPPTDPDSNYGHANELLFKPLHIPANHVHRIHGEVEPGTEAMRYSRVVKEYLPRHGQLPYFDCIILGIGGDAHTASIFPDTLPLLTDSRNYAVSQHPESRQYRITMTGPLILNDSPLLVPVLGTGKKEMLEELKKGYSATHPTPAAYILSHAVEAFVYTTL; translated from the coding sequence ATGATGATAGAGAATTTTAAAGACGATAAAGAGGCTCTCCGGGCAATGACCGGGGAGCTTGTCCGGTATATGGACCGGAAAGATGACGGCCTACCTTTCAACCTCGCTTTGTCGGGAGGAGGGACGGCACAGAAGATGTTCACTCTTTGGGTAGATGAATATAAAGACAAGATCGATTGGGATGCGATCCGTTTCTTTTGGGTGGATGAACGATGTGTTCCGCCAACTGACCCGGACAGCAATTATGGACATGCAAACGAGCTTTTGTTCAAGCCGCTGCATATACCCGCCAATCATGTGCACCGCATTCATGGTGAAGTGGAACCTGGTACGGAAGCGATGCGTTATTCGCGTGTCGTGAAGGAGTATCTGCCTCGGCATGGACAATTGCCCTATTTCGATTGCATCATCCTGGGGATCGGAGGTGATGCGCATACTGCATCCATCTTCCCGGATACTTTGCCGTTGTTGACGGACAGCCGTAATTATGCTGTCTCTCAGCATCCCGAATCCCGCCAGTACCGCATCACGATGACCGGTCCGCTGATCCTGAATGATTCGCCGTTGCTGGTTCCTGTTTTAGGGACAGGAAAGAAAGAGATGCTCGAAGAACTGAAAAAAGGTTATTCGGCAACCCATCCTACGCCTGCTGCCTATATCCTTTCCCATGCGGTAGAGGCGTTTGTATACACGACCTTATGA
- a CDS encoding DUF368 domain-containing protein, which yields MERNLKDYGLLVLKGMGMGAADVVPGVSGGTIAFIVGIYEELLDSIKSINGASLKLLFTGKIAAFWKAINANFLLSIVAGIGISIFSLAKVITWLLTDHPILVWSFFFGLVLASTWFVSKDIKKWDWKTILSYIIGIVIAFYITVATPAETPSNLFFIFLCGAIAICAMILPGISGSFILVLLGKYFYIMEAVKTFNIPVMLVFICGAVIGITSFSRVLSFALRRFHDITISVLAGFMLGSLNKVWPWKETIETYTDSHGVVKPLVEANIMPNQLVWEAAGLMILGYAIVYFLEKLSMKTSK from the coding sequence ATGGAAAGAAATCTAAAAGACTACGGCCTCTTAGTTCTAAAAGGCATGGGTATGGGTGCGGCAGACGTCGTGCCGGGCGTATCAGGCGGAACCATCGCCTTCATTGTCGGAATTTATGAAGAGTTGCTCGACTCGATCAAAAGTATTAACGGAGCCAGCCTCAAACTGCTCTTTACCGGAAAAATCGCAGCATTCTGGAAAGCGATCAATGCCAACTTCTTGCTATCCATCGTTGCAGGGATCGGGATCAGTATATTCTCGTTGGCGAAAGTCATCACCTGGCTATTGACCGACCACCCGATCCTGGTCTGGTCCTTCTTCTTCGGATTAGTACTGGCTTCCACCTGGTTCGTTTCCAAAGATATCAAGAAATGGGATTGGAAAACAATTCTAAGTTATATTATCGGGATCGTTATTGCATTCTACATAACGGTTGCAACACCAGCCGAGACGCCTTCCAACCTGTTCTTTATTTTCCTTTGCGGGGCGATAGCCATCTGTGCCATGATCCTGCCGGGTATATCGGGTAGTTTTATCCTGGTACTGTTAGGCAAGTATTTTTATATCATGGAGGCGGTAAAGACATTCAATATCCCCGTGATGTTAGTGTTTATTTGCGGTGCTGTAATCGGTATCACCAGTTTCTCCCGTGTGCTTTCGTTCGCTCTTCGCCGGTTTCATGACATTACGATCTCCGTATTAGCCGGTTTTATGCTCGGTTCGCTGAACAAGGTTTGGCCTTGGAAGGAAACGATCGAGACGTATACGGACAGTCATGGCGTTGTAAAACCTTTAGTCGAAGCTAACATCATGCCGAATCAACTTGTTTGGGAAGCTGCCGGCCTGATGATTCTAGGCTACGCTATCGTTTACTTCCTGGAAAAGCTCTCTATGAAGACATCGAAATAA
- a CDS encoding tetratricopeptide repeat protein produces MKKKDISRLLQRYLVGHQEGKDAYFDADEVDELLDSFEESDDYTYYDEVLALGLRLHPGNPDLQIRQCKSYVYNEDYDSALVLIESIAETDNQDLDMLRLECYVMQDSYDKVIGHVEKLIADKCEYLETLFEYIAPILGDVEMTKEAHDFINRGLMLFPDNLILKDELCYNLEIEGDIKKAIEVCNELIDKNPYSNDYWFTLGRLYSISGDYEKAIEAFDFALTCDDSDEELKILKAYCLYMNENYEKAIEVYNDIATTDETRIRITPLLAECYVKLENYEKAYVLLKEQLKQNNQLEDSSTYINYIRCCVETGRDEEASDVLMQASKLFPKNIRILSLLALTYLENGDEHKAMEATERLFTALDQVEDKQQEDFESLYRAGQYLFMKGDIDKALQYYKKVLEANPEMPYMHLHMAMAYLAKGDMKHFSEHYRQTSPEELLNYLKNAGLSYEGIVERIGSKHIPPEDLVKEFLKNKDNNN; encoded by the coding sequence ATGAAAAAAAAAGATATTTCACGCCTGTTACAACGCTATCTGGTCGGTCATCAGGAGGGTAAGGATGCTTATTTTGATGCCGATGAAGTCGATGAGCTGTTGGACAGTTTTGAAGAATCTGATGATTATACTTACTATGATGAAGTCCTGGCCTTAGGGCTACGGCTTCATCCCGGTAATCCCGATTTGCAGATCAGGCAATGCAAGTCGTATGTCTACAACGAAGACTATGACAGTGCACTCGTACTGATCGAATCAATAGCTGAAACCGACAATCAGGATCTCGACATGCTGCGTCTCGAATGTTACGTCATGCAGGACTCATACGACAAAGTCATCGGGCATGTAGAAAAACTTATCGCCGACAAATGCGAGTATTTAGAAACGCTATTCGAATATATCGCACCGATTTTGGGGGATGTGGAGATGACGAAGGAAGCACACGACTTCATTAATCGTGGTCTTATGCTTTTCCCGGACAACCTGATCCTGAAAGACGAGCTTTGCTATAATTTGGAAATAGAGGGCGATATTAAAAAAGCAATCGAGGTTTGCAACGAACTGATCGACAAGAACCCCTACTCCAACGACTACTGGTTCACTTTGGGCCGTCTCTACTCCATCAGCGGAGACTATGAGAAAGCGATCGAAGCATTCGACTTTGCTCTAACATGCGACGACTCGGATGAAGAGCTGAAGATACTGAAGGCTTATTGCCTGTACATGAACGAAAATTACGAGAAAGCGATCGAGGTATATAATGATATTGCAACGACCGATGAGACCCGCATTCGCATCACTCCCCTGCTTGCCGAATGTTATGTCAAGCTGGAGAACTACGAAAAAGCTTATGTCTTGCTGAAAGAGCAATTAAAGCAGAACAACCAGCTGGAAGACTCAAGCACTTATATCAATTATATCCGATGTTGTGTCGAAACAGGACGTGACGAAGAAGCCTCCGATGTCCTGATGCAAGCGTCCAAACTATTCCCGAAGAATATCCGCATCCTTTCCTTGCTGGCCCTTACATACCTGGAAAACGGAGACGAACACAAGGCTATGGAAGCGACTGAACGCCTTTTCACTGCCCTCGACCAAGTGGAAGACAAGCAGCAGGAAGACTTCGAGAGCTTATATCGCGCCGGACAATATCTGTTTATGAAAGGAGATATCGACAAGGCCTTGCAATACTATAAGAAGGTGTTGGAAGCCAATCCGGAAATGCCTTATATGCATCTCCATATGGCAATGGCATATCTGGCAAAAGGAGATATGAAACATTTCAGCGAACATTACAGGCAGACTTCTCCCGAAGAATTGCTCAATTATCTGAAAAATGCCGGGCTCAGTTATGAAGGGATAGTCGAGCGTATCGGTAGCAAACATATTCCACCGGAAGATCTGGTGAAAGAATTTCTCAAGAATAAGGATAACAATAATTAA
- a CDS encoding glutamine--tRNA ligase/YqeY domain fusion protein codes for MSDIKTNEPEESKKSLNFIEAMVEKDLAEGKNKRRVQTRFPPEPNGYLHIGHAKAICLDFGIAQKYGGVCNLRFDDTNPVKEDLEYVDAIKEDIEWLGYHWDNIYYASDYFQQLWDFAIQLIKEGKAYIDEQTSEQIASQKGTPTQPGTNSPYRDRPIEENLELFHKMNSGELEEGSMVLRAKIDMANPNMHFRDPIIYRIVKTPHHRTGDKWKAYPMYDFAHGQSDFFEGVTHSLCTLEFVVHRPLYDLFIDWLKEGKDLDDNRPRQTEFNKLNLSYTLMSKRNLLILVKEGLVHDWDDPRMPTICGFRRRGYSPEAIHKFVDKIGYTTYDALNEFALLESAVREDLNIRATRVSAVLNPVKLIITNYPEGQVEEMEAINNPEDLSAGSHTIEFSRELWIEREDFMEDAPKKFFRMTPGQEVRLKNAYIVKCTGCKKDENGEITEIYCEYDPNTKSGMPDSNRKVKGTLHWLSCAHCLPAEVRLYDRLWKVENPRDEMAAIREAKNCSPLDAMKEIINPDSLKVLTNCYVEKFLADAKPLDYLQFQRIGYFNVDKDSTAGKLVFNRTVSLKDTWSKVKDK; via the coding sequence ATGAGCGATATCAAGACAAACGAACCGGAAGAAAGCAAAAAGAGCTTGAACTTCATTGAAGCAATGGTGGAAAAAGATTTGGCGGAAGGCAAAAATAAGAGACGAGTACAAACCCGTTTCCCACCCGAACCCAACGGATACCTGCATATCGGACATGCCAAAGCCATCTGCCTGGATTTCGGCATTGCACAAAAATATGGAGGTGTTTGCAACCTGCGCTTCGACGATACCAATCCGGTAAAAGAAGATTTGGAATATGTGGACGCCATCAAAGAAGATATCGAATGGCTGGGTTACCACTGGGATAATATATATTACGCTTCCGACTACTTCCAGCAACTCTGGGATTTCGCAATCCAATTGATCAAGGAAGGAAAAGCATACATCGACGAGCAGACCTCCGAACAGATCGCTTCCCAGAAAGGGACGCCGACACAGCCGGGCACAAACAGCCCCTATCGTGACCGCCCGATCGAAGAAAATCTGGAATTGTTCCACAAAATGAACAGCGGCGAGTTGGAAGAAGGTTCGATGGTGTTGCGTGCCAAGATCGACATGGCAAACCCGAATATGCACTTCCGCGACCCAATCATCTACCGCATCGTCAAGACTCCGCACCACCGCACGGGTGACAAGTGGAAAGCCTACCCGATGTATGACTTTGCACATGGGCAGAGCGACTTCTTCGAAGGTGTCACTCATTCGCTGTGCACACTTGAGTTTGTCGTACATCGTCCGTTATACGATCTGTTTATCGACTGGCTGAAAGAGGGCAAGGATCTCGACGATAACCGTCCACGCCAGACAGAGTTCAACAAACTGAATCTGAGTTACACGCTGATGAGCAAACGTAATCTGCTGATCCTCGTAAAAGAAGGTCTTGTACACGACTGGGACGATCCCCGTATGCCGACCATCTGCGGTTTCCGTCGTCGCGGTTATTCACCGGAAGCGATCCATAAGTTCGTCGACAAGATCGGCTATACCACTTATGATGCCCTGAACGAATTTGCACTGCTGGAAAGTGCCGTCCGCGAAGACCTCAATATCCGCGCAACCCGTGTATCGGCCGTGTTGAACCCGGTTAAACTCATTATCACCAATTATCCAGAAGGGCAGGTGGAAGAGATGGAGGCGATCAACAATCCGGAAGATCTGTCGGCCGGCAGCCATACGATCGAATTCAGCCGCGAGCTGTGGATCGAACGGGAAGACTTTATGGAAGATGCTCCGAAGAAGTTCTTCCGCATGACCCCCGGCCAGGAAGTTCGCTTGAAAAACGCCTATATCGTAAAATGCACAGGCTGCAAGAAAGACGAGAACGGTGAGATCACGGAAATCTATTGCGAATATGATCCGAATACCAAGAGCGGAATGCCGGATAGCAACCGGAAAGTAAAAGGTACGCTCCATTGGTTGAGCTGTGCACACTGTCTGCCGGCTGAAGTACGCTTGTACGACCGCCTGTGGAAAGTGGAGAACCCGCGCGACGAAATGGCGGCTATCCGCGAAGCTAAGAACTGCTCGCCTTTAGATGCCATGAAAGAGATCATCAACCCGGACTCCTTGAAAGTGTTGACAAATTGTTATGTCGAAAAGTTCCTGGCTGATGCCAAACCGCTCGACTACCTGCAGTTCCAACGTATCGGCTATTTCAATGTAGATAAAGATTCTACAGCCGGTAAATTAGTCTTCAACCGCACCGTATCCTTGAAAGATACCTGGAGCAAGGTGAAAGATAAATAA
- a CDS encoding Nramp family divalent metal transporter, which produces MNLLDKLKINHRPSAGALDLLKYIGPGLLVTVGFIDPGNWATNLAAGSEFGYALLWVVTFSSIMLIIIQHNVAHLGIVTGLCLSEATNKYMPRMLSRPILISAMLASVSTSLAEVLGGAIALRMLFGMPIKVGAVIVTVVCLGMLLTNTYSKIERWIIMFVSIIGLSFLYELALVDVQWGTAIEGWIKPTFPENSMLIIMSVLGAVVMPHNLFLHSEVIQSREWNLEDESVIKKQLKYEFYDTLLSMVIGWAINSAMIILAAATFFKQNIAVDELDQAQQLLVPLVGNNAGVIFAGALLLAGISSTITSGIAGASIFAGFYGEAYNHKDLHSKLGVLLSFIPALLIIFVVGDPFKGLIYSQMLLSIQLPITVFTQVYLTSSKKVMGKFVNSRSTTIILVTLGALVTFLNVALLISLI; this is translated from the coding sequence ATGAATCTATTAGACAAACTCAAAATCAACCACCGTCCGAGTGCCGGCGCTCTGGACCTGTTAAAGTATATCGGGCCGGGATTACTTGTTACCGTAGGCTTTATCGATCCGGGGAACTGGGCGACCAATCTGGCTGCCGGCTCCGAATTCGGTTATGCCCTGCTTTGGGTCGTCACCTTTTCTTCCATCATGCTGATCATCATCCAGCATAACGTCGCCCATTTGGGAATCGTGACCGGACTTTGCCTTTCGGAGGCAACCAACAAATATATGCCACGTATGCTGAGCCGCCCCATCCTGATCTCTGCCATGCTGGCCAGTGTTTCGACCTCGCTTGCCGAGGTACTGGGAGGTGCCATTGCCCTCAGGATGCTGTTTGGAATGCCGATCAAAGTTGGTGCCGTCATCGTGACGGTAGTCTGCCTCGGAATGTTGCTGACCAATACATACAGTAAGATAGAACGCTGGATCATCATGTTCGTTTCGATCATCGGCCTTTCCTTCCTCTATGAGCTGGCATTGGTAGACGTACAATGGGGAACTGCCATCGAAGGATGGATAAAACCGACTTTCCCGGAAAATTCCATGCTGATCATCATGAGTGTACTCGGAGCCGTTGTCATGCCCCACAATCTGTTTCTTCACTCGGAAGTCATACAGAGCCGCGAATGGAACCTCGAAGACGAATCGGTGATCAAAAAGCAATTGAAATATGAATTCTACGATACACTGTTATCTATGGTTATCGGCTGGGCGATCAACTCGGCCATGATTATACTGGCAGCAGCCACCTTCTTCAAACAGAATATTGCGGTAGACGAATTGGACCAGGCACAACAGCTATTAGTCCCGCTGGTCGGAAACAACGCAGGTGTCATATTTGCCGGAGCACTCCTGCTGGCCGGTATTTCCTCCACGATCACTTCCGGGATTGCCGGAGCATCTATCTTTGCCGGATTCTACGGTGAAGCGTACAACCACAAAGACCTTCACTCCAAATTAGGGGTCTTGTTGTCATTCATCCCTGCTTTGCTCATTATTTTTGTCGTAGGCGATCCGTTCAAAGGCCTAATTTACTCGCAAATGTTGCTGAGCATACAGTTGCCGATCACCGTTTTCACACAAGTTTACCTGACATCCAGCAAAAAAGTGATGGGCAAATTTGTGAATTCACGATCCACAACGATCATTTTAGTCACTTTAGGAGCACTTGTAACCTTCTTAAACGTTGCGCTTCTGATAAGCCTGATTTAA